A single genomic interval of Vulpes lagopus strain Blue_001 chromosome 19, ASM1834538v1, whole genome shotgun sequence harbors:
- the ACKR4 gene encoding atypical chemokine receptor 4 isoform X2 codes for MKAVLPGLPHQGDFFALFIQKGGAMALEHNQSTDYYYEENEVNGTHDYSQYEVICIKEEVRKFAKVFLPAFFTIAFIIGIAGNSIVVAIYAYYKKQRTKTDVYILNLAVADLLLLFTLPFWAVNAVHGWVLGRIMCKVTSALYTVNFVSGMQFLACISIDRYWAVTKAPSQSGVGRTCWLVCFCVWMTAILLSIPQLVFYTVNHKARCLPIFPYYLGTSVKASIQMLEICIGFVIPFLIMGVCYFVTARTLIRMPDIKKSRPLKVLLTVVIVFMVTQLPYNIVRLCQVIDIIYSLITDCDMSKRMDVAIQITESIALFHSCLNPILYVFMGASFKNYIIKVAKKYGSWRRQRRNVEEIPFDSEDPTEPTSTFSI; via the coding sequence TGGAGCCATGGCTTTGGAACACAACCAGTCAACAGATTACTATTATGAGGAAAATGAAGTGAATGGCACTCATGACTACAGTCAGTATGAAGTGATCTGTATAAAAGAAGAAGTCAGAAAATTTGCAAAAGttttcctgcctgccttcttcaCAATAGCTTTCATCATTGGAATTGCAGGCAATTCCATAGTAGTGGCAATTTATGCCTATTACAAGAAGCAGAGAACCAAAACAGATGTGTACATCTTGAATTTGGCAGTGGCAGATCTACTCCTTCTATTCACTCTGCCTTTTTGGGCAGTGAATGCAGTTCATGGATGGGTTTTAGGGAGAATCATGTGCAAAGTCACTTCAGCCTTGTACACGGTCAACTTTGTGTCTGGAATGCAGTTTCTGGCTTGTATCAGCATAGACCGATACTGGGCAGTAACTAAAGCCCCAAGTCAGTCAGGAGTGGGGAGAACATGCTGGcttgtctgtttctgtgtctggATGACTGCCATCTTGCTGAGTATACCTCAGCTGGTTTTTTATACGGTAAATCACAAGGCCAGGTGCCTTCCCATCTTTCCATATTACCTAGGAACTTCGGTGAAAGCATCAATTCAAATGCTGGAAATCTGCATCGGATTTGTAATACCCTTTCTTATCATGGGAGTGTGCTATTTTGTCACAGCAAGGACCCTCATCAGGATGCCCGACATTAAAAAATCCCGACCCCTCAAAGTTCTGCTCACAGTGGTTATAGTTTTCATGGTCACTCAGCTGCCTTATAACATTGTCAGGCTCTGCCAAGTCATAGACATCATCTACTCCCTCATCACTGACTGCGACATGAGCAAACGCATGGATGTTGCCATCCAAATTACAGAGAGCATTGCACTTTTTCATAGCTGCCTCAACCCAATCCTCTATGTTTTCATGGGAGcctcttttaaaaactacattattAAAGTTGCTAAGAAATATGGGTCCTGGAGAAGACAAAGACGGAATGTGGAAGAGATTCCTTTTGATTCAGAAGATCCCACAGAGCCAACTAGTACTTTTAGCATTTAA
- the ACKR4 gene encoding atypical chemokine receptor 4 isoform X1, which translates to MEGALGIMLRSLDCSFQVKKLSFSGAMALEHNQSTDYYYEENEVNGTHDYSQYEVICIKEEVRKFAKVFLPAFFTIAFIIGIAGNSIVVAIYAYYKKQRTKTDVYILNLAVADLLLLFTLPFWAVNAVHGWVLGRIMCKVTSALYTVNFVSGMQFLACISIDRYWAVTKAPSQSGVGRTCWLVCFCVWMTAILLSIPQLVFYTVNHKARCLPIFPYYLGTSVKASIQMLEICIGFVIPFLIMGVCYFVTARTLIRMPDIKKSRPLKVLLTVVIVFMVTQLPYNIVRLCQVIDIIYSLITDCDMSKRMDVAIQITESIALFHSCLNPILYVFMGASFKNYIIKVAKKYGSWRRQRRNVEEIPFDSEDPTEPTSTFSI; encoded by the coding sequence TGGAGCCATGGCTTTGGAACACAACCAGTCAACAGATTACTATTATGAGGAAAATGAAGTGAATGGCACTCATGACTACAGTCAGTATGAAGTGATCTGTATAAAAGAAGAAGTCAGAAAATTTGCAAAAGttttcctgcctgccttcttcaCAATAGCTTTCATCATTGGAATTGCAGGCAATTCCATAGTAGTGGCAATTTATGCCTATTACAAGAAGCAGAGAACCAAAACAGATGTGTACATCTTGAATTTGGCAGTGGCAGATCTACTCCTTCTATTCACTCTGCCTTTTTGGGCAGTGAATGCAGTTCATGGATGGGTTTTAGGGAGAATCATGTGCAAAGTCACTTCAGCCTTGTACACGGTCAACTTTGTGTCTGGAATGCAGTTTCTGGCTTGTATCAGCATAGACCGATACTGGGCAGTAACTAAAGCCCCAAGTCAGTCAGGAGTGGGGAGAACATGCTGGcttgtctgtttctgtgtctggATGACTGCCATCTTGCTGAGTATACCTCAGCTGGTTTTTTATACGGTAAATCACAAGGCCAGGTGCCTTCCCATCTTTCCATATTACCTAGGAACTTCGGTGAAAGCATCAATTCAAATGCTGGAAATCTGCATCGGATTTGTAATACCCTTTCTTATCATGGGAGTGTGCTATTTTGTCACAGCAAGGACCCTCATCAGGATGCCCGACATTAAAAAATCCCGACCCCTCAAAGTTCTGCTCACAGTGGTTATAGTTTTCATGGTCACTCAGCTGCCTTATAACATTGTCAGGCTCTGCCAAGTCATAGACATCATCTACTCCCTCATCACTGACTGCGACATGAGCAAACGCATGGATGTTGCCATCCAAATTACAGAGAGCATTGCACTTTTTCATAGCTGCCTCAACCCAATCCTCTATGTTTTCATGGGAGcctcttttaaaaactacattattAAAGTTGCTAAGAAATATGGGTCCTGGAGAAGACAAAGACGGAATGTGGAAGAGATTCCTTTTGATTCAGAAGATCCCACAGAGCCAACTAGTACTTTTAGCATTTAA
- the ACKR4 gene encoding atypical chemokine receptor 4 isoform X3 — protein sequence MALEHNQSTDYYYEENEVNGTHDYSQYEVICIKEEVRKFAKVFLPAFFTIAFIIGIAGNSIVVAIYAYYKKQRTKTDVYILNLAVADLLLLFTLPFWAVNAVHGWVLGRIMCKVTSALYTVNFVSGMQFLACISIDRYWAVTKAPSQSGVGRTCWLVCFCVWMTAILLSIPQLVFYTVNHKARCLPIFPYYLGTSVKASIQMLEICIGFVIPFLIMGVCYFVTARTLIRMPDIKKSRPLKVLLTVVIVFMVTQLPYNIVRLCQVIDIIYSLITDCDMSKRMDVAIQITESIALFHSCLNPILYVFMGASFKNYIIKVAKKYGSWRRQRRNVEEIPFDSEDPTEPTSTFSI from the coding sequence ATGGCTTTGGAACACAACCAGTCAACAGATTACTATTATGAGGAAAATGAAGTGAATGGCACTCATGACTACAGTCAGTATGAAGTGATCTGTATAAAAGAAGAAGTCAGAAAATTTGCAAAAGttttcctgcctgccttcttcaCAATAGCTTTCATCATTGGAATTGCAGGCAATTCCATAGTAGTGGCAATTTATGCCTATTACAAGAAGCAGAGAACCAAAACAGATGTGTACATCTTGAATTTGGCAGTGGCAGATCTACTCCTTCTATTCACTCTGCCTTTTTGGGCAGTGAATGCAGTTCATGGATGGGTTTTAGGGAGAATCATGTGCAAAGTCACTTCAGCCTTGTACACGGTCAACTTTGTGTCTGGAATGCAGTTTCTGGCTTGTATCAGCATAGACCGATACTGGGCAGTAACTAAAGCCCCAAGTCAGTCAGGAGTGGGGAGAACATGCTGGcttgtctgtttctgtgtctggATGACTGCCATCTTGCTGAGTATACCTCAGCTGGTTTTTTATACGGTAAATCACAAGGCCAGGTGCCTTCCCATCTTTCCATATTACCTAGGAACTTCGGTGAAAGCATCAATTCAAATGCTGGAAATCTGCATCGGATTTGTAATACCCTTTCTTATCATGGGAGTGTGCTATTTTGTCACAGCAAGGACCCTCATCAGGATGCCCGACATTAAAAAATCCCGACCCCTCAAAGTTCTGCTCACAGTGGTTATAGTTTTCATGGTCACTCAGCTGCCTTATAACATTGTCAGGCTCTGCCAAGTCATAGACATCATCTACTCCCTCATCACTGACTGCGACATGAGCAAACGCATGGATGTTGCCATCCAAATTACAGAGAGCATTGCACTTTTTCATAGCTGCCTCAACCCAATCCTCTATGTTTTCATGGGAGcctcttttaaaaactacattattAAAGTTGCTAAGAAATATGGGTCCTGGAGAAGACAAAGACGGAATGTGGAAGAGATTCCTTTTGATTCAGAAGATCCCACAGAGCCAACTAGTACTTTTAGCATTTAA